One Devosia lacusdianchii genomic window carries:
- a CDS encoding branched-chain amino acid ABC transporter permease, translating into MIQRSLTLFAGLFVLILVVGWLMGLPFTSSRLVEATAYSLIALGLNIQWGYGGLFNFGIMGFLMLGGFAVTFISYPINPQFWGSDGPWMLGRALIAFAAGALLVIGAQQSHRVGITGRWKAVVTVLAWFVAYCVYRSQIDPAAAYIEANAGFVGGLGAHPVLGWLFGGVLAAVIAFIVGKIALGLRTDYLAIATIGISEIIRALIKNMDWLTRGTLTVSPIPWPTPLPQDYQATGSDLFSSLLLARGGFLLLAIAVLVLAIWLISRAYSGPWGRMMRSIRDNHIAAASMGKNVTARQLEIFVFGSVLIGIGGAMLVSFTQIFDPSSYQPINHTFLIWVMIIVGGAGNNWGAVFGAVLIWLIWVISEPLSKAVFEMVSYWSTNAGWGAIPEIESRSAQMRVFVLGLVITIALRFAPKGLIPEAVKRDT; encoded by the coding sequence ATGATCCAGCGGTCCCTGACGCTGTTCGCCGGGCTGTTCGTGCTGATCCTGGTGGTTGGCTGGCTCATGGGCCTGCCGTTCACCTCGAGCCGGTTGGTGGAAGCCACGGCCTATTCGCTGATCGCGCTCGGCCTCAACATCCAGTGGGGTTATGGCGGGCTGTTCAATTTCGGCATTATGGGCTTCCTGATGCTGGGCGGCTTTGCCGTCACCTTCATCTCCTACCCCATCAATCCGCAATTCTGGGGCTCGGACGGTCCCTGGATGCTGGGCCGGGCGCTGATCGCCTTTGCGGCCGGCGCCTTATTGGTCATCGGGGCGCAGCAGAGCCATCGCGTCGGCATTACCGGGCGCTGGAAGGCTGTCGTGACCGTGCTGGCCTGGTTCGTGGCCTATTGTGTCTATCGCAGCCAGATCGACCCGGCCGCGGCCTATATCGAGGCCAATGCCGGCTTTGTCGGCGGGTTGGGCGCCCATCCGGTGCTGGGCTGGCTGTTCGGCGGCGTGCTGGCGGCAGTCATCGCCTTCATCGTGGGCAAGATCGCGCTGGGTCTGCGCACCGACTACCTGGCCATTGCCACGATCGGCATTTCCGAGATCATCCGGGCGCTGATCAAGAACATGGATTGGCTGACGCGCGGTACGCTGACCGTGTCGCCGATCCCGTGGCCGACGCCCTTGCCGCAGGATTACCAGGCCACCGGTTCGGACCTGTTCTCGTCGCTGCTGCTGGCGCGCGGCGGTTTCCTGCTGCTGGCCATCGCCGTGCTGGTCCTCGCGATCTGGTTGATCTCGCGCGCTTATTCCGGCCCCTGGGGGCGCATGATGCGCTCGATCCGCGACAACCATATCGCGGCCGCCTCGATGGGCAAGAATGTCACGGCGCGACAGCTCGAAATCTTCGTCTTCGGCTCGGTGCTGATCGGCATTGGCGGGGCGATGCTGGTGAGCTTCACGCAGATCTTTGACCCGTCGAGCTATCAGCCGATCAACCACACCTTCCTGATCTGGGTGATGATCATCGTTGGCGGCGCCGGCAACAATTGGGGCGCGGTGTTCGGTGCGGTGCTGATCTGGCTGATCTGGGTCATTTCCGAACCGCTGTCCAAGGCCGTTTTTGAGATGGTGAGCTATTGGTCGACCAATGCCGGCTGGGGCGCCATTCCCGAGATCGAGTCGCGCTCGGCACAGATGCGCGTCTTCGTGCTCGGGCTGGTGATCACTATCGCGCTCAGGTTCGCGCCCAAGGGACTGATCCCCGAAGCGGTGAAACGGGACACCTAG
- a CDS encoding branched-chain amino acid ABC transporter permease, which yields MTELVFFINQVVIAGAVLGCIYALGAVGITLVFGILRFAHFAHSELMTSGAFFAFLLAAMFASWGIVTPIPTGFVVLPIAMVISAIFALGIDKGFYAPLRKRGAKPVTLLIASIGVTLMVQGLIRLFFGAGSYSFFETETKEVFRIDTAFLGSTRPLVITEPQLLMIIVTVISVLALHLFLTRSRLGKAMRAMADNADLAQVSGINTTLVVRVTWIVAGALACMAGTMLALDVTLKPDLAFNIIIPIFAAAIVGGLGQAYGAIAGGLLIGFAESLAVFNWTMVLRPLNAVLPEWAQLPATLALVPTEYKLTVAFVILVVVLLVRPTGIFKGASS from the coding sequence GTGACCGAACTCGTTTTCTTCATCAATCAGGTGGTGATCGCCGGCGCGGTGCTGGGATGCATCTATGCGCTCGGGGCGGTCGGCATCACGCTGGTCTTCGGCATCCTGCGGTTCGCGCATTTTGCCCATTCCGAGCTGATGACTTCGGGCGCGTTCTTTGCCTTCCTGCTGGCGGCAATGTTCGCGAGCTGGGGCATCGTGACCCCGATCCCGACCGGGTTCGTGGTGCTGCCGATAGCCATGGTGATATCGGCGATCTTCGCGCTCGGCATCGACAAGGGCTTTTATGCGCCGCTGCGCAAGCGGGGGGCCAAGCCGGTGACACTGCTGATCGCCTCGATCGGTGTGACGCTCATGGTCCAAGGCTTGATCCGCCTGTTCTTCGGCGCCGGCAGCTATTCGTTCTTCGAGACGGAAACCAAGGAAGTGTTCCGCATCGACACGGCCTTCCTGGGATCGACGCGGCCACTCGTGATCACCGAGCCGCAATTGCTGATGATCATCGTGACCGTCATTTCGGTGCTGGCGCTGCATCTGTTCCTGACGCGGTCGCGGCTGGGCAAGGCAATGCGCGCCATGGCCGATAATGCCGATCTGGCGCAGGTCTCAGGCATCAATACGACGCTGGTGGTGCGGGTCACCTGGATCGTCGCGGGCGCATTGGCCTGCATGGCCGGCACCATGCTGGCGCTCGACGTGACGCTGAAGCCGGATCTGGCCTTCAACATCATCATCCCCATCTTCGCCGCCGCCATCGTCGGTGGCCTCGGCCAGGCCTACGGCGCCATTGCAGGGGGCCTGCTGATCGGCTTTGCCGAGTCGCTGGCCGTGTTCAACTGGACCATGGTGCTGCGGCCGCTCAATGCCGTGCTGCCGGAATGGGCGCAATTGCCCGCGACGCTGGCTTTGGTGCCCACCGAATACAAGCTCACCGTGGCCTTCGTGATCCTGGTCGTGGTGCTGCTGGTGCGGCCGACCGGTATCTTCAAGGGAGCCTCGTCATGA
- a CDS encoding ABC transporter ATP-binding protein: MALIELKHVVGGYGGAPILNGVNMAIEQSDIGVIVGPNGAGKSTTLKAIFGLLKVTGGTIQFGGEDIVNSLPDKLVPKGLSFVPQEKNVFTSMSVEENLEMGAFTRRDDFKDTMDWVYQMFPVLAEKRKQAAGELSGGQRQMVAMGRALMSKPKLLMLDEPSAGLSPRYVIEIFETIVRVNNEGVGVLMVEQNARQALAFASKGFVLASGQNRFTGTGAELIADPEVAKSFLGG, from the coding sequence ATGGCGCTGATCGAACTCAAGCACGTCGTCGGTGGTTATGGCGGCGCGCCGATCCTCAATGGCGTCAACATGGCTATCGAGCAGAGCGACATCGGCGTCATCGTCGGCCCCAATGGCGCCGGCAAGTCGACGACGCTCAAGGCGATTTTCGGTCTGCTCAAGGTCACCGGCGGGACGATCCAGTTCGGCGGCGAGGATATCGTCAATTCCCTGCCCGACAAGCTGGTGCCCAAGGGCCTGAGCTTCGTGCCGCAGGAGAAGAACGTCTTCACCTCGATGAGCGTCGAAGAAAATCTCGAAATGGGCGCCTTCACCCGGCGCGACGATTTCAAGGACACGATGGACTGGGTCTATCAAATGTTCCCGGTGCTGGCAGAAAAGCGCAAGCAGGCTGCAGGCGAACTGTCGGGTGGCCAGCGCCAGATGGTGGCCATGGGCCGGGCGCTGATGAGCAAGCCCAAGCTGCTGATGCTCGATGAGCCGTCTGCCGGCCTGTCGCCCCGCTATGTGATCGAAATCTTCGAGACCATCGTGCGCGTCAACAACGAAGGCGTCGGCGTCCTCATGGTCGAGCAGAATGCGCGGCAGGCTTTGGCCTTTGCCAGCAAGGGCTTTGTGCTTGCCAGCGGACAGAACCGTTTCACCGGCACGGGCGCCGAGCTCATCGCCGATCCCGAAGTCGCCAAAAGTTTCCTCGGGGGCTGA
- a CDS encoding ABC transporter ATP-binding protein, producing MSSDLVIDVRNVSKRFGGLTAVNNCSLSVRRGSVTGLIGPNGAGKSTLFNIVAGNIVPDEGQVIFDGADVTGLKPHQLFRTGMLRTFQIAHEFSNMTALENLMMVPGDQPGEYLANAWFRPGLSKSRETEVRKKALDVIDFLKLGHVRNELAGNLSGGQKKLLELGRTMMVDAKVVLLDEVAAGVNKTLLNDLAANIERMNKELGYTFFVIEHDMDLIGRLCDPVIVMAQGEKIAEGPMAEIRANPAIVEAYFGTPVEVA from the coding sequence GTGTCCTCTGACTTAGTTATTGACGTTCGCAACGTCAGCAAGCGCTTTGGCGGCCTGACGGCCGTGAACAATTGCTCGCTTTCGGTTCGCCGTGGCTCGGTCACCGGGCTCATCGGACCGAACGGGGCCGGCAAGTCCACGCTGTTCAATATCGTGGCCGGCAATATTGTGCCCGACGAAGGCCAGGTGATCTTCGACGGCGCCGACGTGACCGGGCTCAAGCCGCATCAGCTGTTCCGCACCGGCATGCTGCGAACCTTTCAGATCGCCCATGAATTCTCCAACATGACGGCGCTGGAAAACCTGATGATGGTGCCAGGCGACCAGCCGGGTGAATATCTTGCTAATGCCTGGTTCCGCCCCGGGCTCAGCAAGTCGCGCGAGACCGAGGTGCGCAAGAAAGCGCTCGATGTCATCGACTTCCTCAAGCTCGGCCATGTGCGAAATGAGCTGGCGGGGAACCTCAGCGGCGGGCAGAAGAAGCTGCTCGAGCTGGGCCGCACCATGATGGTCGACGCCAAGGTGGTGCTGCTCGACGAAGTGGCGGCGGGTGTCAACAAGACCCTGCTCAATGACCTTGCCGCCAATATCGAGCGGATGAACAAGGAATTGGGCTATACCTTCTTCGTCATCGAGCACGACATGGACCTGATCGGTCGCCTGTGCGACCCGGTCATCGTGATGGCGCAGGGCGAAAAGATCGCCGAGGGGCCGATGGCCGAAATCCGAGCCAATCCTGCAATCGTCGAAGCCTATTTCGGCACCCCGGTGGAGGTGGCGTAA
- a CDS encoding methylglyoxal synthase: MEGAMARIGLVAHDDKKDELCAWAVHHKHKLAEHELWGTGTTGGRVIAATGLPVSLLKSGPLGGDQQLGAMIAEGRLDVLIFFIDPLSAQPHDVDVKALTRLATLYDVPCANNKSTADAVLAYL, translated from the coding sequence CTGGAGGGTGCAATGGCGCGGATCGGTCTTGTGGCGCATGACGACAAGAAGGACGAGTTGTGCGCCTGGGCGGTGCATCACAAACATAAGCTTGCCGAGCATGAACTCTGGGGCACGGGAACTACCGGCGGGCGGGTGATCGCGGCGACGGGCTTGCCGGTTTCCCTGCTCAAAAGCGGACCCTTGGGCGGCGACCAGCAGCTTGGCGCGATGATCGCCGAGGGGCGGCTGGACGTGCTAATTTTCTTTATCGACCCGCTATCGGCCCAGCCTCATGATGTGGATGTGAAGGCGCTGACGCGGCTGGCGACGCTCTATGATGTGCCTTGCGCCAACAACAAATCCACAGCCGACGCGGTTCTGGCCTACCTGTGA
- a CDS encoding DUF1801 domain-containing protein translates to MLTSVVDSVYSRDFAELVEPLPPDIRELTARLVALVAAHPGLSGKVAKGWKAVNFRHAGAGHVCSVFPQQDRVALYFENGRLLAQGEGLLRGDGLKKGRYLRLQPGDDIPVDTIGILLSEAIALFA, encoded by the coding sequence ATGCTGACCTCCGTTGTCGACTCCGTCTATTCGCGTGATTTCGCCGAGCTGGTGGAACCCTTGCCGCCTGACATCCGGGAGCTGACGGCGCGGCTGGTGGCGCTGGTCGCGGCGCATCCGGGGCTGTCCGGCAAGGTCGCCAAAGGCTGGAAAGCGGTCAATTTCCGCCATGCGGGCGCGGGTCATGTCTGCTCGGTGTTTCCGCAGCAGGATCGCGTCGCGCTCTATTTCGAGAATGGCAGGCTGCTCGCCCAAGGCGAGGGACTGCTGCGCGGCGACGGGCTCAAGAAAGGACGCTATCTGCGGCTGCAGCCGGGAGACGACATTCCGGTCGATACCATCGGCATCCTGCTCAGCGAGGCCATTGCCCTGTTCGCCTGA
- a CDS encoding methyl-accepting chemotaxis protein — protein sequence MSLEDFRLQAAFGLCGMSTVLALAAAGIDWTRWGGPGLASILAVTTLAALFGGLKFFRRQPAFRYLAVSVLMAQVMAVLIAMRGHPQQVDIHMAFFAALAMCALLYDIKAILVGAALVAVHHLGLGLFWSEMVFYGGGGLGRVVLHAVILVAEALALIWMTRNTEMLLQLANLKSDEAEVEAQTALQHAQAARDSLEASQTRASLMQALQSGFGEVVDAAVSGDFSRRVDATFPDEDLNRLAQSINVLLSTVEQGIAETGVVLTALAERDLTHRMEGDYRGAFAKLKADTNGVVDALFDLVNRLRVTSGSLKSATGEILSGANDLSQRTTKQAATIEETAASVELLTGVVSKNASLAATASQKAREVSASATEGGAVMDEANAAMAAIETSSAKISNIIGLIDDIAFQTNLLALNASVEAARAGDAGKGFAVVAVEVRRLAQSAASASADVKLLIEASASEVKNGSRLVGQAAEKLLTILGGAQESSGLIDAIARANQEQSLSLSEVAVAVKQMDEMTQHNAALVEETNAAIEQTEAQANELDGMVEVFKVGGPVTVHAPRSRRSQPVLRTAGNMAISPDWNEF from the coding sequence GTGAGTTTGGAGGATTTCCGCCTGCAGGCGGCGTTTGGCTTGTGCGGCATGAGTACGGTGCTGGCGCTGGCGGCGGCTGGCATTGACTGGACGCGGTGGGGCGGGCCGGGGCTTGCCAGCATATTGGCAGTCACGACGCTGGCTGCCTTGTTCGGCGGGCTCAAATTCTTCCGCCGCCAGCCGGCTTTCCGGTACCTCGCGGTTTCGGTGCTGATGGCGCAGGTGATGGCGGTGCTGATCGCCATGCGCGGCCATCCGCAACAGGTCGATATCCATATGGCGTTCTTTGCTGCACTGGCAATGTGCGCACTGCTCTACGACATCAAGGCAATCCTGGTGGGCGCGGCACTGGTGGCGGTGCATCACCTGGGGCTCGGCCTGTTCTGGAGCGAGATGGTGTTTTATGGCGGTGGCGGGCTTGGCCGGGTGGTCCTGCACGCGGTAATTCTGGTCGCCGAAGCGCTGGCGCTGATCTGGATGACGCGCAACACCGAAATGCTGCTGCAATTGGCCAATCTCAAATCGGACGAGGCCGAGGTCGAAGCCCAGACAGCGCTTCAGCATGCGCAGGCGGCACGGGATAGTCTTGAAGCCAGCCAGACGCGCGCTTCGCTGATGCAGGCGCTGCAATCGGGTTTCGGCGAGGTGGTCGACGCGGCGGTGTCGGGTGACTTCAGCCGGCGCGTGGATGCCACTTTCCCCGATGAAGACCTCAACCGGCTGGCCCAATCGATCAATGTCCTGCTGTCGACGGTAGAGCAGGGTATTGCCGAAACCGGGGTGGTGCTGACGGCACTGGCCGAGCGGGATCTCACCCATCGTATGGAGGGCGACTATCGCGGTGCCTTTGCCAAGCTCAAGGCCGATACCAATGGCGTTGTCGATGCGCTGTTCGATCTGGTCAACCGGCTGAGGGTGACGTCCGGCTCGCTCAAGTCGGCGACCGGGGAAATCCTGTCCGGCGCTAACGATCTTTCGCAGCGGACGACCAAGCAGGCTGCGACCATCGAGGAAACCGCCGCTTCGGTCGAGCTGCTGACCGGCGTGGTGTCCAAGAATGCCAGCCTTGCCGCCACGGCCAGCCAGAAGGCGCGCGAGGTCTCAGCCAGCGCTACCGAGGGCGGCGCGGTGATGGACGAGGCCAATGCGGCCATGGCAGCAATCGAAACCTCGTCGGCAAAAATCTCCAATATCATTGGCCTGATCGACGACATCGCCTTCCAGACCAATCTCCTGGCCCTCAATGCCTCGGTGGAAGCGGCCAGAGCCGGCGACGCCGGCAAGGGGTTTGCCGTTGTGGCGGTCGAAGTGCGGCGGCTGGCGCAATCGGCGGCCAGCGCTTCAGCCGATGTCAAACTGCTGATCGAGGCCAGTGCCAGCGAGGTCAAGAACGGGTCGCGCCTCGTGGGGCAGGCGGCCGAAAAGCTGCTGACCATCCTGGGCGGTGCCCAGGAAAGTTCTGGCCTGATCGATGCCATCGCCCGTGCCAACCAGGAGCAATCGCTGTCGCTCAGCGAAGTGGCGGTTGCCGTCAAGCAGATGGACGAGATGACCCAGCACAACGCGGCGCTGGTGGAGGAAACCAACGCTGCGATCGAGCAGACCGAGGCCCAGGCCAATGAGCTTGATGGCATGGTCGAAGTGTTCAAGGTCGGCGGGCCGGTGACGGTGCACGCCCCGCGGTCCCGACGGTCGCAGCCGGTCCTGCGCACGGCGGGCAATATGGCGATTTCGCCCGACTGGAACGAGTTCTAG
- a CDS encoding methyl-accepting chemotaxis protein, protein MSIKTMFGYGGKSADDRAKVEAIMRSQAVIEFKLDGTILTANENFLGALGYTLDEIAGKHHRMFVDPIDAQSAEYRQFWADLAAGKYQAAAYRRIAKGGREIWIQATYNPVFNKAGKPVKVIKFATDITAQKNQAADHEAQIAAISRVQAVIEFNLDGTVRDANDNFLATLGYRLDEIVGKHHRMFCEPGYAASAEYAQFWERLRAGEYVAAEFQRFGKGGKEIWIQASYNPILDAQGRPVKVIKFATDITERKRAEGIIAHLTSSLAKMAEGDLSGRIDIEFTGQYEQLRLAFNQSLTRLFDIVTGLQKTSRSLKTATSEILSGANDLSERTTRQAATIEETSAAIEQLTGAVQQNADRAATASQKAQAVSASATEGGAVMNEANAAMAAIETSSGKISNIIGLIDDIAFQTNLLALNASVEAARAGDAGKGFAVVAVEVRRLAQSAAQASSEVKVLIEASASEVKNGSRLVGQAAEKLLTILSGAQESSGLIDSIAHANKEQSFSLSEVAVAVKQMDEMTQHNAALVEQTNAAIEQTEAQASELDGIVDVFKIGNEGAPPIARGGRRPAPALRVAGNAALSPDWNEF, encoded by the coding sequence ATGAGCATAAAGACCATGTTTGGATATGGCGGCAAATCTGCGGATGACCGCGCAAAGGTCGAAGCCATCATGCGCAGCCAGGCGGTGATCGAGTTCAAGCTTGACGGCACCATCCTGACGGCAAACGAGAATTTTCTTGGCGCGCTTGGCTACACGCTCGATGAAATTGCCGGCAAGCATCACCGTATGTTCGTCGATCCCATCGATGCGCAATCGGCCGAGTACCGCCAGTTCTGGGCCGATCTCGCGGCCGGAAAGTACCAGGCCGCTGCCTATCGGCGCATCGCCAAGGGCGGCCGCGAAATCTGGATCCAGGCCACCTACAACCCGGTCTTCAACAAAGCCGGCAAGCCGGTCAAGGTGATCAAGTTCGCCACCGACATCACGGCGCAGAAGAACCAGGCGGCCGACCACGAGGCGCAGATTGCGGCAATCTCACGGGTGCAGGCGGTGATCGAGTTCAATCTCGATGGCACGGTGCGCGATGCCAATGACAATTTCCTCGCCACGCTGGGTTATCGGCTCGACGAAATCGTGGGCAAGCACCACCGCATGTTCTGCGAGCCCGGGTATGCGGCGAGCGCAGAATACGCCCAGTTCTGGGAACGGTTGCGGGCCGGCGAATATGTTGCCGCCGAGTTCCAGCGCTTCGGCAAGGGTGGCAAGGAGATATGGATCCAGGCGTCCTACAATCCGATCCTCGACGCGCAGGGCAGGCCGGTCAAGGTGATCAAATTCGCCACCGACATCACCGAACGCAAGCGCGCCGAAGGCATCATTGCCCACCTCACCAGCAGCCTCGCCAAGATGGCCGAGGGCGACCTGAGTGGTCGGATCGATATAGAGTTCACCGGGCAATACGAACAGTTGCGCCTGGCCTTCAACCAGTCGCTGACCCGGCTGTTCGATATCGTCACCGGACTGCAGAAGACCTCGCGTTCGCTCAAGACGGCAACCAGTGAAATCCTCTCCGGTGCCAACGACCTCAGCGAACGCACCACCAGACAGGCGGCGACGATCGAAGAGACGTCGGCGGCCATCGAACAATTGACCGGAGCGGTGCAACAGAATGCGGATCGCGCCGCCACCGCGAGCCAGAAGGCCCAGGCCGTCTCCGCCAGTGCCACCGAGGGTGGTGCGGTGATGAACGAGGCCAATGCGGCGATGGCGGCGATCGAGACATCCTCGGGCAAGATTTCAAACATTATCGGCCTGATCGACGATATTGCTTTCCAGACCAATCTCTTGGCCCTGAACGCTTCGGTGGAAGCGGCACGGGCCGGCGATGCCGGCAAGGGGTTTGCCGTCGTTGCCGTCGAAGTGCGGCGGCTGGCGCAATCGGCGGCGCAGGCCTCCAGCGAGGTTAAGGTGCTGATCGAAGCCAGCGCCAGCGAGGTCAAGAATGGCTCGCGGCTGGTGGGCCAGGCCGCCGAGAAACTCCTGACCATCCTGAGCGGCGCCCAGGAAAGTTCTGGGCTGATCGATTCCATCGCTCACGCCAACAAGGAGCAGTCATTCTCGTTGAGCGAGGTGGCCGTCGCCGTCAAGCAGATGGACGAGATGACCCAGCACAATGCGGCACTGGTGGAGCAAACCAATGCCGCGATCGAGCAGACGGAGGCCCAGGCCAGCGAACTCGACGGCATTGTCGATGTCTTCAAGATCGGCAACGAGGGGGCGCCGCCGATCGCGCGCGGTGGTCGTCGCCCTGCGCCGGCATTGCGCGTGGCCGGTAATGCGGCCCTGTCGCCGGACTGGAACGAGTTCTAA
- a CDS encoding methyl-accepting chemotaxis protein: protein MSQIKLAFKLPAMVVAIALATGASLALAAYFVGDAIVSQQAQQRLTAASANAQATLDSYLQSVADDLTLFAGRSEISAAIDMFSGDMRSLRGQGDPTEILQDAYITQNPNPVGERALLDSSDKVPVYDLHHRGLNADFRDMLQSRGYYDIFLFDAEAMNVYTVAKEADFATSFAEGGGPWADSDLGKVVRAALAGEAGQVFLSDFAPYAPSAGAPASFIATPVIDQGFLIGVIAFQMPTGRIGQVLENTQGLGASGQIFLVGQDGLARNDLTGSAENEVLERSVISDVTTTALGGTEALGRVDHDGTPFVASARPLHFAGVDWAVVALESEAEITAPSVGLRNTMLIIGLVLLALAAIVSVLIARTITRPVSRLTDAMAEIAADRLEVAVPGLDRADELGLMADAVEVFRSNGIKMRELRAVELDMSEERASQVNIIRGLQQDIGQVVAAAIDGDFSRRVDTSLNDPELVNLAQNVNGLVASVDRGLTETGTVLGALAKADLSVRMTGEYKGAFAQLKADTNAMAEQLSGIVTQLRGTSGALKTATGDILAGANDLSERTTRQAATIEETSAAIEQLSRTVVDNASQAEDASQKARSVTGDAEASGAVMLQANEAMERITQSSTKISNIIGLIDDIAFQTNLLALNASVEAARAGDAGKGFAVVAVEVRRLAQSAASASSDIKTLIEQSANEVKGGSRLVAEAADRLVIVQEAIKANAALLQTIARASREQASSIDEVNVAVRQLDEMTQHNAALVEETNAAIEQTEAQANELDRVIGVFTVGRAQSMRENPSGARGMLDGLKSAFGRR, encoded by the coding sequence ATGTCCCAGATCAAACTTGCGTTCAAACTGCCGGCCATGGTCGTGGCCATCGCACTTGCCACTGGTGCCAGCCTGGCGCTGGCGGCGTATTTCGTTGGCGATGCCATTGTCAGCCAACAGGCGCAGCAACGTCTGACAGCGGCATCGGCGAACGCCCAGGCGACGCTCGACAGCTATCTGCAATCGGTGGCCGACGACCTGACGCTCTTCGCGGGACGCTCGGAAATTTCGGCGGCGATCGACATGTTCTCGGGCGACATGCGGTCGCTGAGGGGGCAGGGCGATCCAACGGAAATTCTCCAGGACGCCTATATCACGCAGAATCCCAACCCGGTCGGCGAGCGTGCGCTGCTCGATTCCAGCGACAAGGTGCCGGTCTATGACCTGCATCACCGCGGGCTCAATGCCGACTTCCGCGACATGCTGCAGTCGCGCGGCTATTACGACATCTTCCTGTTCGATGCGGAGGCAATGAACGTCTATACCGTCGCCAAGGAAGCCGATTTCGCCACCAGCTTTGCCGAAGGCGGCGGGCCGTGGGCGGATTCGGATCTGGGCAAGGTGGTGCGGGCGGCGCTGGCGGGCGAGGCCGGCCAGGTATTCCTGTCGGACTTCGCGCCTTATGCACCCAGCGCCGGTGCGCCGGCCAGCTTCATCGCGACGCCGGTCATCGACCAGGGCTTCCTGATCGGGGTCATCGCCTTCCAGATGCCAACGGGCCGCATCGGTCAGGTGCTCGAAAATACGCAGGGCCTGGGCGCGTCAGGCCAGATCTTCCTTGTTGGCCAGGATGGACTGGCCCGCAACGACCTGACGGGCAGTGCGGAAAACGAAGTGCTGGAACGGAGCGTTATCAGCGACGTGACGACCACCGCCCTGGGTGGGACCGAAGCCCTGGGTCGCGTCGATCACGACGGCACGCCCTTTGTCGCGTCGGCGCGGCCGTTGCACTTTGCGGGCGTCGACTGGGCCGTGGTCGCGCTCGAGAGCGAGGCCGAAATCACCGCGCCATCCGTGGGCCTGCGCAATACGATGCTGATCATCGGGTTGGTGCTGCTGGCCCTGGCGGCCATTGTCAGTGTCCTGATCGCCCGCACCATTACGCGGCCGGTGTCGCGTTTGACCGACGCCATGGCCGAGATCGCCGCCGATCGGCTCGAGGTTGCCGTACCTGGTCTCGATCGGGCCGACGAACTTGGCCTGATGGCCGATGCCGTCGAGGTGTTCCGCAGCAACGGCATCAAGATGCGCGAACTCCGCGCGGTCGAGCTCGACATGAGCGAAGAGCGGGCGAGCCAGGTGAATATCATCCGCGGCCTGCAGCAGGATATCGGCCAGGTGGTCGCCGCCGCGATCGACGGCGATTTTTCGCGCCGCGTCGATACCAGCCTGAACGATCCCGAACTCGTCAATCTGGCGCAAAACGTCAATGGCCTGGTGGCCAGTGTCGATCGCGGTCTCACCGAGACCGGCACTGTGCTAGGCGCCTTGGCCAAGGCCGATCTCAGCGTTCGCATGACCGGCGAGTACAAGGGCGCCTTCGCCCAGCTCAAGGCCGACACCAATGCCATGGCCGAGCAGCTCAGCGGGATCGTCACCCAGTTGCGTGGCACGTCGGGGGCGCTCAAGACGGCGACAGGCGACATCCTGGCCGGGGCCAATGATCTCAGCGAGCGCACGACCCGTCAGGCAGCCACGATCGAGGAGACCTCGGCTGCGATCGAGCAATTGAGCCGCACCGTCGTCGACAATGCCAGCCAGGCAGAGGATGCCAGCCAGAAGGCACGCAGCGTCACCGGCGATGCGGAAGCCAGCGGCGCGGTAATGCTGCAGGCCAATGAGGCCATGGAGCGGATCACGCAATCGTCGACCAAGATCTCCAACATTATCGGGCTGATCGACGACATCGCCTTCCAGACCAATCTGTTGGCCCTCAACGCTTCGGTGGAAGCGGCGCGGGCTGGCGACGCCGGCAAGGGGTTTGCGGTGGTGGCGGTGGAAGTGCGCCGCCTGGCGCAATCGGCCGCCAGTGCATCATCCGATATCAAGACGCTGATCGAGCAGTCGGCCAACGAGGTCAAGGGTGGCTCGCGCCTCGTGGCGGAGGCGGCAGACCGGCTGGTCATCGTGCAGGAGGCGATCAAGGCCAACGCGGCCCTGCTCCAGACCATCGCCCGCGCCAGCCGGGAACAGGCTTCCTCGATCGACGAAGTCAATGTCGCCGTGCGCCAGCTCGACGAGATGACCCAGCACAATGCCGCGCTTGTCGAAGAGACCAATGCTGCGATCGAGCAAACCGAGGCGCAGGCCAATGAGCTGGACCGAGTGATCGGCGTCTTTACCGTTGGCCGGGCGCAGTCGATGCGGGAGAACCCCTCAGGTGCCCGCGGCATGCTCGACGGCTTGAAATCGGCCTTCGGCCGCCGCTGA